Part of the Plectropomus leopardus isolate mb chromosome 7, YSFRI_Pleo_2.0, whole genome shotgun sequence genome, AGTAAGGACATTTTCACTAATGAAAAACAATTACTAAAAGTCAGAATTAAAACTGCAGAATCTAGCTTCTTAAACTTGTAAAGAGTTAACCACTACGTTTTGTTAGCAATAGCTAATCAGTTGTTAAATCAGATTATACTGACAGATGGTGGCAACTACCAGCATTAGCTAGCACTACCTGTTAAGGGTACATAAGTACGGTTAGCTTCTCATTCGGTAAACAGGTAATTTAGCGGCGCCAAAGAGAAGCTAGTTAATTTTACGTGGTTAGGGTTCCGACAGTTGAAggtagctaacattagcttacCCGTTGCCTGTTAACGTTATCTCCAACTCAACAGAAGTACGCTATGACGTTGTCATGCTAGCTAGCTGCTTTAAAACGAGCGCTAATAACCGAAAACACGCAACGACTGTGAGCTTAACTTACCACTTATGTAATTGGTCCATTTATACAGCATTCCCTCCATCGTTTAATTATGTGTCTTCGCCGTTCATTACTTGTTTATCATAACAAGATATGATGCACAGCTGATTGCAGCCACTCCATCGGGCCCCGAGTGTGATTTGTGGAGTAACGTCCAGGGCTTTACATTTCAGCTACGTAGATAAAAGTGCGTAAACTTTCTGTGAATCGGACTGTAAGCTAGCAAGGCAGAGGCTAACGATGTTCCTCCCTTTTACGTCAGATGGATTTAAGTAATGTGGGTGTGGATAGCGGTGATTGACATGAAGAAGCACCAATGAAATAAGCGTACAGAGATAAAGGGCGGGTCTTCGGAGTGAATTTATCCAATTGAAGAAGGAGGAGGGTCAGCAGATGAACAGTGGTTGCGTTCATGCAGAAGTTGGCTGCCACGTAGTTAGCATTCCTgccatgtatttattttaggtgTTGCATTTTATGGATAGGCATAATTTGTAAACTTTTTGTAAACTTTGCGAGCAAGGGAATTTCTCTCTATCAAAAATGAtacttttttcaatttgttCGATAGCGCccttactgtttgtgtttgtcaccGGGGGGAAACTGCCTGAGCCAGAGGTAAAAATTGAAGTTATACATAAACCCTTCATGTGTCACCGTAAGTCAAAATATGGAGACATGCTTCTTGTTCATCACGAGGGATTCTTGGAGAGTAATGGCACCATGTTTTATTCCAGGTAATGTGTAATAATGCAGCATGTGTTACTGTGCAAGTTTCTGATAATCCTTGCAGGAAAGTGAATGCTTGTTGGGGACTAATCGTTATTTATGTGGAgggaggggtggtgcaaaacgggGGAGgcatttcaaattatttaaagcGGGacttcagttatttattttgacttggGGTGGGACTTTCAACTTTAAATAGTTGTATTTTCCATTGAAATACCCTCTGAACTCCAAACCCTGCTGGCAACTTTGAAGGGcatgttctttaaaaatcacattagCATCATTTATCATAgctacaaactgtaaaaacataaattaacgTCAGACCGTTTTCAATCATCATACCTGACAAAGGCCTCTGTCATTAAAATTACTTATTCTTCATgtcttatttaaaatttcagaaaaaaggcAGTTGGCACAACTCCAAAATCTATTTGACAGcatcaaacattttcacagtaGCGGTGAAATTCAAACAATAAGTCTGCTTATTGTAGAGTGCTGAtggtatttctcttttttaatttaaattttcaccaaaaataaaaattgaacaAACCAGATCTTGTAATAGTGCACACTAACatgaatttgcattttgcacaagaaatttgcaatttttttgaatgtgtgaGAAAACTTTCACTCCTGTGCTGTTTGCCCAATGCATTGCTCCCGATACCTACATTTggcattaatattaaaaaaacataattggtTATGTATGGCAGAGCGAGGGTCATGCGCTCTCTCAGTCACTCAGGGGGGCTCAAAGGTCgagataaaaatttaaaaaaaacttggttgccacccccctcctctgatagaTAAAGTACAGACCCTTATAGCTGTAAAAATCCCTATATGTATGTTATTGaccacatcagctgcagcccaCCACTTGTCAGATTCTGAGCCATTAACAAAATTCAGACCTCAACATTAATTACTGGGGGCATCGACTGTATATATTAGTGATATCAATTCTGTGTACCTGACTTTTCTTTCACAAAGAAAACTGTGATGGATCTTTGTGACTCTTGGCAGCCGCAAACATGGGGACACAAATCCAGTATGGTTCACTCTTGGTATTCGAGAGGTGCTCAAGGGTTGGGATAAGGGTCTGCAGAGCATGTGCGCAGGAGAGCGCAGGAAGTTGACTGTCCCTCCATCACTGGGCTATGGCAAGGAAGGAAAAggtaacacaaaaacatgttagaGAGGGTCTGTTGGCTCAAATCCTTTCTCATGTAACACCATAACACACCTGTGCTTCTTTTACATAAATCAACAGGCAAGATCCCTCCAAGCAGCACCTTAATTTTTGACATTGAGCTCATAGAGATCAGAAATGGTCCCAGGTCACACGAATCTTTCCGGGAGATGGATCTCAATGATGACTGGAAACTCTGCAGAGAGGAGGTGTGAAATTcctttaaactttgtttattttggctttaagaGTCTGTATGTCTATACGACTGCCGCTATTGGTTACTGTCTTTATTAATCTGTCTGCACTACAGGTGAAAGCGTACATAAAGAAAGAGTTTGAGAAACATGGATACTCACCAAATGACACAGATCATGACCTGATGGTAGAGGACATCTTCAAAAATGAGGATGAAGATAAAGATGGTTTTATATCTGCGAGGGAGTTCACCTACCAACATGATGAGCTCTAATGGACtgatttcatctgttttttaaacGAGTATTTAATTcatgagtctttttttttacactgcagttACACAGTATTGTCTTACTTTGGCTGAACATATTTATGGAAAACGAGATCCATGGTTAATTTATGTCTCCATTCTGCACTGATAATGCCACCACAGATGGTTTAGGCTACAGTATTGGAATTGTTTTCATTCAgttcattaaataaatgtttttgaatgaaacagAAGTgatattaatttatgtttatcaTCTTAacatgtgcaaaaaaattaactgcTATGTGCAACCAGCCTTGGTGATGCGATACTGGATGATGGTCGTTTttctctgtgcacatcttcatTTATCACTAGAGGGCACTCTTGTCTAAGGCTTTTGAATCATACTTACAGATCTTGTTAAatctcaaaacaaaacagcaacaatgtATTGACAGAGGTCCATCTACTTCAGTGTATAGATTCTGAGTCTGGCAGACCAAAATGAGAGTACAGTCACATATGTTTCATCCCATCATAAGCGAATCATGAAAAAGTGTACAGTAGGCCTCTATAGAAATGTTTCATATCTTGCAGTGATAAATATTCTAAATTCTGTGTCATGCCTTAAAGGAATACCCttgaatttattttcatattttgtcagTTCATGTATAAATGTACTGAGCCTTAAGCAACCATCGAATTCCCTAAGTGGCATCCAAAATGTAGTTTGCAGTGAAtaacttaaaaacagaaatgctgcCTGAAAGTCTCCAAATGCAAAATGGTCTTATTGAGCCccgaggaggaaaaggaggcgCAAAACCCTTGTTATACTCATAGCTCTGTCAAGTTACACTCACTGAATGTCAAATATCATGTGAGTCCTCATGACCCATTAAAGATTTGTTTTCCATTGAGTGAGGGAAAGTGACTCTTGGTGGGATTGTAAATTACTaacattgttaaaatgtcatgattacagtaaaatatttagAGTATCTATACCAAAGGCAATTGCAGGTCAAATATGCAATGTGCATTATGTACCAATGTTTCTAAAATGAGGGTACTGGTAGCCCTAGAGGTGCTTTAGAGTACTGCAGGGGGTatgtgagatttaaaaaaaggttatttaaaaaataccagtCATGCATGActcttaaaatatttacattataataactgaagtgaaaatgtaattgtaagTTTGATAAACcatactgtatgtttaatatTCCTAGTTTCGATGCAAACATTAATAGCCATAAATGTCaactgcagcaaaaacacaataatgttCATGTTTGTTCATTGTGGTtctattaaaaatgttttgtgctgGTCAGGGGTACTtggctgaaaaaatatttaaaagggattagtttattgaaaaatgtatcGGAACAAGTGCTATAAGCTATATAACAGAGCAGATGTAACCTGTGGCTCAGTGATCAATCAGTAGTCAGGGTGGAATCAGCTATCAACAGAAAACAGCACTGTCTCAAAGATTAAAGAAGCCAGTGAGATGTGTGATGGCTGTCAGCACTGCTCTCAgtcttttcttttgctcaaaCTATACAAATTAAAGCTTTGCAAGATTGTGGTTGAGTGAATCTTGACAGCGAACATAAGCCTTCCAAGTTCaattgagcaaaaataaaaaattatgtcTGATGATGCAGTTGAGATAGAAGAGGATGCAATCTCTCTTCCTCAACATGGCAAAAAGATTACAGTACTTCAAGCACTGAGTATTAAAGCCACTGTAAGACAAATCACAGTTGCTCAATTACATAAAGACACAAGAAAATTGTATAATGATAAATGAGAATTACTGTAGCAtagaaaaatacagcatttcAAGTTATTTTGGTCACTACCTAcagggtccagtgtgtaggaggTAGGATcttctattggcagaaattgtatATAATTATGTTGTCATATGGTTTTAATCACccgaaaataaaaatggtttgtttttgttactttacagtAAGCCgcttatatctacatacagagtgaGTCTCTTCCACGAAGTGTTGTTTcaacagtagcccagaacggacaaaccaagcACTGGCCCTAGACAGGGCCTTTTGCGTTTACACgttggccaccatagttctcctacaGGCAAGTTTTacttctgcaacctcactgctggatgccactaaatccctcacactggacatttaaacTAGAACTAATCCAATTGCAATTCTTTAAATAGATAATGGAGAAAAGAGGCACTATTATTGCACTGAAATCATTTCCTGCTGAAATTACATTCTGATGAAGGTTGACATAGTCAGATGATATTATCAGGAAACAGATTTTAGCAGCAAGCCCATGTGAGAATGCTGTAGTACAATTCTCTCAGAGAGCACCAGTGTTTTTCTCACCAGTTAAGCGCATATGATATTTGGTAAAACTCCACTTTGCCTACCACATCTGCAGGTAAAACCGCACGAGTAGACAGATTATATTGCAAGGCAGAGATTGCATATTAGACAAGGCCTTTTAGGTAAAATACCAGGCAAAGATATGACAATAACTGTcaaaagataaaacacaaaaggtTGTTAACTACATACCTGTGAATCACTGTGCTTCAGGCTATAAGCAGTCATGACTCGCTCAGGGCTGGGCCTGTCTTCTCACTGAACCTCTTCTCCTGCTATCGCACTGCAGGAAGTGTGGTATCTGGAGACAAAAACTGTGAGAAAGTACAACAGGTTGCACTATTTTAAACtgaagtctttttttcctttaataaatcaacatttgataaattacatttttaattgcaaCGGTCACAAAAATACATTCTGATAAAATGGATTTGTAGAAAGGATTTACTTAATCACACCAAACCAACTGTGAAAGAAACATGCTCAGTACAGCTGTAGTGCGACTATTAACTTCTATGGCACTGTGAAGTGAATGGCAACTACTGCTGCTCCGAGCAATGTTACTGGcttacaaaaagcaaaaatgggCCCaggtcatattttaacatgaaatatCAGCATGTAAACAGAAATAGTATAAAACTGGCAACCAACATGTGCAGAAGAGTCTTGCAATATGTCTGCATGATGATGTGTGAATTAAAAAGACCAGTATTTAACCCACCTGTGCATTCCTCACCATAACACTGAGTACATTGCAAATGAAAATGGTAAATCCACAAACTGTCTCTCCTCTGattcttttttctcttgtgaTCACTTTTGTTATTAGACATCAATTCAACAAACATCATTCTCAACAGCATATATTATTGTGACTAAAGAACATGATGCagagtaaaagacaaaaataaacatctttacaaaataaatctttacACTTGTTGCAAAAAAGTGCTTCATGAGCGCCCAATTTCTCAGCCCCACTTTTTAGTACGCACAGCTAAAATATTGATCATTACATGATCTGATTTTCTCAACAAGGACATTTTAACCATGTGCTCCCACTAAAATCACAATATGCACATCTGTAATGTGGGAACGTTAACGAGGCTGCTGCTGAGAGGCTTGGTTTACACAGCACCAGCACTGATTGACGGGCTGCCTGGGGCAGATTTCACACAGCGCTGTCATCATGACTGTATCTACACCAGGTAGTGACAGTCTTCAAATTAAAGAGAGGAGGGAACAGCACTGAAGGTAGTTAAAAATACTGGATCCGTTCCTAATATAAAAATGATGGTCTTGGCTGGGCATGTTGCCCCAAAACTTACAGTAACAAGACAATGTCAACACTAAACCAACTTCAACGAAAACAGTCATGCGAGAAAGAAGCATTTCAAGTTCAATTTGATTTACAAAGTATTCTGAAACTTCATGAGAATCAAGGTGGCTT contains:
- the fkbp14 gene encoding peptidyl-prolyl cis-trans isomerase FKBP14; this encodes MILFSICSIAPLLFVFVTGGKLPEPEVKIEVIHKPFMCHRKSKYGDMLLVHHEGFLESNGTMFYSSRKHGDTNPVWFTLGIREVLKGWDKGLQSMCAGERRKLTVPPSLGYGKEGKGKIPPSSTLIFDIELIEIRNGPRSHESFREMDLNDDWKLCREEVKAYIKKEFEKHGYSPNDTDHDLMVEDIFKNEDEDKDGFISAREFTYQHDEL